Proteins encoded by one window of Pempheris klunzingeri isolate RE-2024b chromosome 14, fPemKlu1.hap1, whole genome shotgun sequence:
- the tpbgl gene encoding trophoblast glycoprotein-like: MGVKMWIFYCADNSKCVFSIWNQWCLYYAAVACLLLSPVRTDDVCPSSCICARDSRTVSCRDGEDPEVPGDIPEWTSTLIVKGRNISTLQRGAFMINGTELEMTALWLSHNGIQVIEPYAFLGLPRLHLLDLSHNKLESISARAFHGLPELRSLYLNYSIMPEATAQLSNALSTQSLRNLHILELAGNSLESIPLMRLDIYNLHVLVLINNSIESIGLENVTNLYQQRRIRVYLSSNPFRCNCELEPFYYWLKNSSQCPDAGRLLCSEPEAKRDVPVEKLRGEDVDCTNENLEAVSYVFLGIVLALIGVVFLMVLYLNRGGIKRWLNNIREACRDQMEVYHYRYEQDSDPRLANVAV; this comes from the coding sequence ATGGGGGTGAAGATGTGGATATTTTACTGTGCCGACAactcaaagtgtgttttttctaTTTGGAATCAGTGGTGCTTGTATTACGCAGCGGTGGCGTGTTTGTTGCTTTCGCCTGTCAGGACGGATGATGTTTGCCCGTCGTCCTGCATCTGTGCCAGAGACTCGAGGACAGTGTCCTGTCGTGATGGGGAGGACCCTGAAGTGCCGGGAGACATACCGGAGTGGACGTCCACTTTGATAGTCAAGGGGAGAAACATCTCAACTTTACAGCGTGGTGCGTTCATGATCAATGGCACGGAGTTGGAAATGACGGCACTCTGGCTGTCTCATAACGGGATACAGGTTATTGAGCCGTACGCCTTCCTGGGACTACCCCGATTGCATTTGCTGGATTTGAGCCACAATAAATTGGAGTCTATCTCTGCCAGGGCTTTCCACGGGCTGCCAGAGCTGCGCTCTCTTTACCTAAATTACTCTATCATGCCTGAGGCCACGGCGCAGCTCTCCAATGCCCTCAGCACACAAAGTTTGCGCAACCTCCATATACTGGAGTTGGCAGGAAACAGTCTGGAGTCTATACCCCTGATGAGATTAGATATATATAATCTCCACGTGTTAGTGCTGATAAATAACTCAATAGAGAGCATCGGGTTGGAAAACGTAACTAATTTGTACCAGCAAAGGCGCATACGCGTCTACTTGTCTTCAAACCCTTTTCGGTGCAACTGTGAACTGGAGCCGTTTTACTACTGGCTGAAGAACTCATCCCAGTGCCCGGATGCAGGGCGTCTCCTGTGCAGCGAGCCGGAGGCCAAGAGGGATGTCCCTGTGGAGAAGCTGCGGGGAGAGGACGTGGATTGTACGAACGAGAACCTCGAGGCGGTTTCATACGTGTTCCTGGGTATAGTGTTGGCTCTGATCGGAGTGGTGTTTCTGATGGTGCTGTATCTCAACCGGGGAGGCATCAAACGGTGGCTGAACAACATCAGAGAGGCGTGCCGAGACCAGATGGAGGTGTACCATTACCGCTACGAGCAGGACTCAGACCCGAGGCTGGCCAACGTGGCTGTTTGA